One segment of Cydia amplana chromosome 16, ilCydAmpl1.1, whole genome shotgun sequence DNA contains the following:
- the LOC134655462 gene encoding pupal cuticle protein 27-like: MYLFHLTLLAVVALSSTAQLPSRSYLPSQSQSQGSFGNFQSSSGDTGSSGNTRPQQAVEKNAEILKQDTEVGETGFHYSFETSNGIKAEESNNAGNSQGGFSYKGDDGHTYTITYTAGEGGYKPQGAHLPIAPPTPEAILLALQQNAKDEAAGIFDDGKYDAAKHGGGISSSSSGSGFSSSPSSSASSFGSSHQTSFNPNTGYRY; encoded by the exons ATGTATTTa TTCCACCTCACGCTTCTGGCGGTCGTCGCCCTCAGTTCCACCGCCCAGCTGCCATCCCGGAGCTACCTTCCGTCCCAAAGCCAAAGCCAGGGCAGCTTCGGCAACTTCCAGAGTTCCTCTGGAGACACTGGTTCCTCTGGGAATACACGCCCACAGCAAGCGGTGGAGAAAAATGCAGAAATCTTGAAACAGGATACGGAAGTTGGGGAAACTG GTTTCCACTACAGCTTCGAGACCTCCAACGGCATCAAGGCCGAAGAATCCAACAACGCTGGCAACTCCCAAGGCGGCTTCTCGTACAAAGGCGACGATGGTCACACCTACACCATCACGTACACCGCCGGAGAGGGAGGCTACAAGCCCCAGGGGGCGCACTTGCCGATAGCTCCCCCCACCCCGGAGGCTATACTGTTGGCCCTTCAGCAGAACGCTAAGGATGAGGCTGCTGGCATTTTTGACGACG GAAAATACGATGCAGCGAAGCATGGCGGTGGTATTAGCTCCAGCTCATCAGGCTCAGGGTTCAGCTCCTCACCATCATCATCAGCATCTAGCTTCGGATCCAGCCATCAGACCAGTTTTAACCCTAACACTGGATACAGATATTGA